A genome region from Glutamicibacter arilaitensis Re117 includes the following:
- a CDS encoding HIT family protein has product MLHRSHEPANYQCPFCELVNDLPFSQDNLCAPTDLIYQTDLVAAIMACDGFGNYGGHVMIIPTAHLEALYDLDEATGAAIMRETKRVALAMKLAWNPEGTSTRQHNEPAGNQHVWHYHQHVFPRYADDELYRQLRHRVSIEDRAAKARELRQALFSGEHPMPLSPEGIIR; this is encoded by the coding sequence GTGCTCCACCGTTCCCATGAACCAGCCAACTACCAATGTCCTTTCTGCGAGCTGGTCAATGACCTGCCTTTCAGCCAGGACAACTTGTGCGCGCCCACGGATCTGATCTATCAGACAGATCTGGTGGCGGCCATCATGGCTTGTGACGGGTTCGGAAACTACGGCGGGCATGTAATGATCATTCCCACCGCGCATTTGGAAGCACTCTACGATCTGGATGAGGCCACCGGTGCGGCGATTATGCGCGAGACCAAGCGCGTGGCCTTAGCGATGAAACTTGCGTGGAATCCAGAAGGAACGAGCACCCGGCAGCATAATGAACCAGCGGGAAACCAGCATGTGTGGCATTACCACCAGCATGTTTTCCCCCGCTATGCCGATGATGAGCTGTATCGGCAATTGCGCCACCGGGTATCCATCGAGGACCGGGCTGCCAAAGCCCGCGAGCTGCGCCAAGCGCTATTCTCGGGTGAGCATCCGATGCCGCTATCCCCGGAAGGCATCATCAGATAA
- a CDS encoding amino acid ABC transporter ATP-binding protein, whose translation MSTGTSELSAHAAGVDITGLRKSYGSNEVLKGIDLNVAPGEVVCLIGPSGSGKSTLLRCVNLLEQPNGGTIMVGGFNVTDPEVNLDKMRQQVGMVFQQFNLFPHLTVLENCTISPIKVLKRKKAEAQKVALRNLERVGLGDFGDRYPDQLSGGQQQRVAIARALSMEPTLMLFDEPTSALDPETVGEVLSIMKNLAQAGMTMLVVTHEMAFAKEVADRVFFMDGGVVVEEGKAVDVIGNPQQPRTQDFLRRVLDPTHVDI comes from the coding sequence ATGTCAACTGGAACTAGTGAACTTTCGGCTCATGCCGCGGGCGTGGATATCACCGGACTGCGCAAGTCCTACGGCAGCAATGAGGTGCTCAAGGGCATCGATTTGAACGTTGCTCCCGGCGAGGTTGTCTGCCTGATCGGTCCATCCGGCTCCGGAAAGTCAACGCTGTTGCGTTGCGTGAATTTGTTGGAGCAGCCAAACGGCGGAACCATTATGGTCGGTGGCTTCAACGTCACTGACCCAGAGGTAAACCTGGACAAGATGCGCCAGCAGGTAGGCATGGTCTTCCAGCAGTTCAACCTGTTCCCGCACCTGACCGTGCTGGAGAACTGCACGATATCCCCCATCAAGGTGCTCAAGCGCAAGAAAGCCGAAGCCCAGAAGGTCGCGTTGCGCAATCTGGAGCGTGTAGGCCTGGGCGACTTCGGCGATCGCTACCCTGACCAGCTTTCCGGTGGCCAGCAGCAGCGCGTGGCCATTGCCCGAGCGCTATCCATGGAACCAACGCTGATGCTCTTCGATGAGCCAACCAGTGCATTGGATCCGGAGACCGTGGGAGAGGTCCTGTCCATTATGAAGAATCTGGCCCAAGCAGGCATGACCATGCTGGTGGTCACCCACGAGATGGCTTTCGCCAAGGAAGTTGCTGACCGCGTGTTCTTCATGGACGGTGGCGTCGTGGTGGAAGAAGGCAAGGCCGTGGATGTCATTGGCAATCCGCAGCAGCCACGTACCCAGGACTTCCTGCGTCGCGTGCTCGATCCCACGCACGTGGATATCTGA
- a CDS encoding sodium-dependent transporter, whose protein sequence is MSTPSSSQGAPLATEKRETFSSRKLFILSAIGSAVGLGNIWRFPYVAYENGGGAFLIPYLVAILCAGIPLLFLDYSIGHRYRGSAPLAYRRANRKAEVLGWWQVLICFVIAIYYAAIIAWAAMYCWFSITKSWEKNADGAGGFFMGDFLQVQDEVTVGFDFVGSVFFPMLCVWLLAIVIMVAGVNKGISRANAIFMPLLIIMFLVLVVQSVFLPGAVDGLNTFFTPNFEALSNPSVWAAAFGHIFFSLSVAFGIMVTYSSYMKRKSDLTGSGYVVAFANSSFELLAGIGVFAALGFMAYNAGSSVDEVATSGIGLAFIAFPTIVSQAPLGSVIGVLFFGSLVFAGMTSLISILEVIVAAFQDKLGWKRQSATLVVVLPVALISMLLFPTTTGLYLLDTMDAFVNQFGILACALVIVIVFGAGLGMLPKLAKHLNRHSSIKLGTGWMVLVGGIGPAALGYMLINEVQSKMAESYSGYPVWFNGVFGWGMAGLLIVGAVLLSLVPWSRNSKINDPEFDQHRANVEAEEVPEVTGKEY, encoded by the coding sequence ATGAGCACTCCATCTTCATCACAGGGCGCTCCACTCGCAACCGAAAAGCGTGAGACTTTCAGCTCCCGAAAGTTGTTCATCCTTTCAGCGATTGGTTCGGCCGTTGGTCTGGGAAACATCTGGCGTTTCCCTTACGTCGCCTACGAAAACGGCGGCGGCGCATTCCTGATTCCATACCTGGTCGCAATCCTCTGCGCTGGTATCCCATTGCTGTTCCTCGACTATTCCATCGGCCATCGCTACCGCGGCTCGGCTCCGCTGGCGTACCGCCGCGCCAACCGCAAGGCTGAGGTCCTGGGCTGGTGGCAGGTACTGATCTGCTTCGTCATCGCCATCTACTACGCAGCCATCATTGCGTGGGCCGCGATGTACTGCTGGTTCTCCATCACCAAGTCGTGGGAGAAGAACGCTGACGGCGCGGGCGGATTCTTCATGGGCGACTTCTTGCAGGTCCAGGATGAAGTTACCGTTGGCTTCGATTTCGTTGGCAGCGTCTTCTTCCCAATGCTGTGCGTATGGTTGTTGGCCATCGTGATCATGGTTGCCGGTGTCAACAAGGGCATCTCGCGTGCCAACGCGATCTTCATGCCGCTGCTGATCATCATGTTCCTGGTTCTGGTAGTGCAGTCGGTCTTCCTGCCAGGTGCAGTCGATGGCCTGAACACCTTCTTCACCCCAAACTTCGAGGCCTTGTCCAACCCATCGGTATGGGCGGCAGCCTTCGGCCACATCTTCTTCTCGCTATCCGTAGCCTTCGGCATCATGGTGACCTACTCGTCGTACATGAAGCGCAAGAGCGATCTGACCGGTTCGGGCTACGTCGTAGCCTTCGCCAACTCCAGCTTCGAGCTGCTGGCCGGCATCGGCGTCTTCGCGGCCCTGGGCTTCATGGCCTACAACGCGGGCAGCTCCGTCGACGAGGTCGCAACCTCGGGGATTGGTCTGGCATTCATCGCCTTCCCGACCATCGTGTCCCAAGCTCCGCTGGGCAGCGTCATCGGCGTGCTCTTCTTCGGTTCATTGGTGTTCGCGGGCATGACCTCGCTGATTTCCATCCTTGAAGTCATCGTTGCCGCGTTCCAGGACAAGCTGGGCTGGAAGCGCCAGTCCGCGACCCTGGTCGTGGTCCTCCCAGTGGCATTGATTTCCATGCTGCTGTTCCCAACCACCACCGGGTTGTACCTGCTCGATACCATGGACGCCTTCGTGAACCAGTTCGGCATCCTTGCCTGTGCATTGGTGATCGTGATTGTCTTCGGCGCTGGCCTGGGCATGCTGCCTAAGCTTGCCAAGCACCTGAACCGCCACAGCTCCATCAAGCTGGGTACCGGTTGGATGGTCCTGGTTGGCGGCATCGGCCCGGCAGCCTTGGGCTACATGCTGATCAATGAAGTCCAGAGCAAGATGGCCGAGTCCTACAGCGGTTACCCGGTCTGGTTCAACGGAGTCTTCGGCTGGGGCATGGCCGGCTTGCTGATTGTCGGCGCGGTTCTGCTCTCACTGGTTCCATGGAGCCGGAATTCGAAGATCAATGATCCTGAATTCGATCAGCATCGGGCAAATGTCGAGGCTGAAGAAGTTCCTGAAGTCACTGGAAAGGAATACTAG
- a CDS encoding methionine/alanine import family NSS transporter small subunit, with protein sequence MSAIAIVFMIISMLTIWGGLAVALISLNRHPEKHDDDVIEPAGSAGN encoded by the coding sequence ATGAGCGCTATTGCGATTGTCTTCATGATCATTTCCATGCTGACCATTTGGGGCGGCCTGGCCGTCGCGTTGATCAGCCTGAATCGACACCCTGAAAAGCACGACGATGATGTAATCGAGCCAGCTGGCTCGGCAGGCAACTGA
- the gabT gene encoding 4-aminobutyrate--2-oxoglutarate transaminase, translating into MDVTYRIDQQRKINGPFPGPKSQELAARRAKAVAAGVASSLPVYAADVDGGIIVDVDGNQLIDLGSGIAVTTVGASNQAVAKAVAEQAARFTHTCFMVAPYENYIELAEKLATITPGNFEKRAVFFNSGAEAVENAIKVARIATGRQAVVAFDHAYHGRTNLTMGLTAKAAPYKRGFGPLAPEIYRMPMSYPYREENPNISGKEAAERAILAMEKQIGGDQIAAIIIEPIQGEGGFIVPATGFLPRIAEWAKENGIVFVADEVQAGFARSGAWFASDIEGIEPDIITLAKGIAGGMPLSGIIGRAELLDSVHGGGLGGTYGGNPVAVAAALESIKFMEEQDLAGRAREIEEKFFTRFGALQKDIKELGDIRGRGGMVAMEFVKAGGQEPDAELTKAIATECLAQGVLILTCGTYGNVVRLLPPLVIGDELLEDAFNVLEAAIRKAVA; encoded by the coding sequence ATGGACGTTACCTACCGCATTGATCAGCAGCGCAAGATCAACGGCCCATTCCCCGGCCCGAAGTCGCAGGAACTGGCTGCACGCCGTGCCAAGGCAGTTGCCGCTGGCGTCGCTTCCAGCCTGCCGGTCTACGCAGCGGATGTTGATGGTGGCATCATTGTTGATGTCGACGGCAACCAGCTGATCGACCTGGGCTCGGGCATCGCTGTGACGACTGTCGGCGCCTCGAACCAGGCTGTTGCCAAGGCTGTGGCCGAACAGGCCGCCCGCTTCACCCACACCTGCTTCATGGTTGCTCCGTACGAGAACTACATCGAACTGGCAGAGAAGCTGGCCACCATCACCCCGGGCAACTTCGAGAAGCGCGCAGTCTTCTTCAACTCCGGCGCCGAAGCGGTAGAGAACGCCATCAAGGTAGCCCGCATTGCCACCGGCCGCCAGGCCGTAGTGGCCTTCGACCACGCCTACCACGGCCGCACCAACCTCACCATGGGCCTGACCGCCAAGGCAGCCCCATACAAGCGCGGCTTCGGCCCACTGGCACCGGAAATCTACCGCATGCCAATGAGCTACCCATACCGTGAAGAGAACCCGAACATCTCCGGCAAGGAAGCAGCAGAGCGCGCCATCCTGGCCATGGAGAAGCAGATCGGCGGCGACCAGATCGCTGCGATCATCATCGAACCAATCCAGGGCGAGGGCGGTTTCATCGTCCCAGCCACCGGCTTCCTGCCACGCATCGCCGAATGGGCCAAGGAAAACGGCATCGTCTTCGTTGCCGATGAAGTCCAGGCCGGCTTCGCACGCTCCGGCGCCTGGTTCGCCTCGGACATCGAAGGCATCGAACCTGACATCATCACCCTGGCCAAGGGCATCGCCGGCGGCATGCCGCTGTCGGGCATCATCGGCCGCGCCGAACTGCTTGACTCGGTGCACGGCGGCGGCTTGGGCGGCACCTACGGCGGCAACCCGGTAGCCGTGGCCGCAGCCCTGGAGTCTATCAAGTTCATGGAAGAGCAGGATCTGGCAGGCCGTGCCCGCGAGATCGAAGAGAAGTTCTTCACCCGCTTTGGCGCACTGCAGAAGGACATCAAGGAACTCGGTGACATCCGTGGCCGCGGCGGCATGGTGGCCATGGAATTCGTCAAGGCCGGCGGCCAGGAGCCAGACGCAGAGCTGACCAAGGCCATCGCCACCGAATGCCTGGCCCAGGGCGTACTGATCCTCACCTGCGGTACCTACGGCAACGTGGTCCGCCTCTTGCCTCCACTGGTAATCGGCGACGAACTGCTCGAAGATGCGTTCAACGTGCTCGAAGCAGCTATCCGCAAGGCCGTCGCGTAA
- a CDS encoding PucR family transcriptional regulator has protein sequence MAISLRGLLEHDELDLRPLTEHKHRGDMVITWGAVTELLDPSQFLTGREIVLTTGVRQKTKTAQRQFVKVLAANDAVALGFGTGLEHNSVPQATVEAAREVGLPVFEVPYQIPFAAITRLIAEALNSDHLKRVENLLKSHQKLAQTLLSSDLDSMLEDLERMLGTQVALTLHGEVISGDFDPARSWHSRPVATGLRDKCTLHIAEPYVHQTVVDYAQSLIGLELANKARLRASQRQANGQVLEDLAAGTLVGADAAGRLGALGLNPQREHSVILVQAPSHIERLQTLPLPADLSSQVSAMVDDRLVIVVAHSKLQLSIKHLDEYLLTAGVPARVGYGGRYANTTGIRWSYFEALESLRHGERINEPTKLSLTSLLLAARDVPLQDLAIEALGPLQEFDASHDSDLLLTLREYLNRDGSVGAVAESMSLHRNTVRYRIQQISELSGYDPNVTSDRVQLWIALSALELG, from the coding sequence ATGGCAATTAGCTTACGCGGTCTCCTGGAACATGACGAGCTCGATCTCAGACCGCTGACCGAACACAAGCACCGCGGCGACATGGTTATCACATGGGGAGCCGTGACCGAACTGCTGGACCCTTCGCAGTTCCTCACCGGCCGGGAAATCGTCTTGACCACCGGGGTGCGCCAGAAGACAAAAACCGCCCAGCGGCAGTTCGTCAAAGTCCTTGCAGCCAATGATGCCGTGGCTTTGGGCTTTGGTACAGGGCTGGAGCACAATTCGGTACCGCAAGCCACCGTTGAAGCCGCCCGCGAAGTCGGGCTGCCGGTCTTTGAAGTCCCCTATCAGATTCCTTTCGCCGCGATCACCCGGCTGATCGCCGAAGCCTTGAATTCTGATCACCTCAAGCGTGTGGAAAACCTGCTGAAGTCCCATCAGAAGCTGGCCCAGACGCTCCTGTCATCGGACTTGGACAGCATGCTTGAAGATCTCGAACGCATGCTCGGCACCCAAGTGGCGCTGACCCTGCACGGTGAAGTGATCAGCGGCGACTTTGACCCGGCCCGCTCGTGGCATTCCCGCCCGGTAGCCACCGGACTGCGCGATAAGTGCACCCTGCATATTGCAGAGCCATATGTGCACCAGACCGTGGTCGATTACGCGCAGTCGCTGATTGGACTGGAATTGGCTAATAAGGCGCGACTGCGTGCCTCCCAGCGCCAAGCCAACGGCCAGGTGCTTGAAGATCTTGCCGCCGGCACCTTGGTCGGCGCTGATGCTGCGGGACGCTTGGGTGCGCTGGGTTTGAATCCCCAGCGTGAGCATTCGGTCATCCTGGTTCAGGCTCCATCCCATATCGAACGGCTGCAGACCCTGCCTTTGCCTGCCGACCTTTCTTCCCAGGTCTCGGCCATGGTCGATGACCGCTTGGTGATCGTGGTTGCGCACAGCAAGCTGCAGCTTTCAATCAAGCATCTGGATGAGTACCTCCTCACCGCCGGCGTTCCAGCCCGCGTGGGTTATGGAGGCCGCTATGCAAATACCACCGGCATCCGCTGGAGCTATTTCGAGGCCTTGGAGTCATTGCGCCATGGCGAACGGATCAATGAACCTACTAAGCTTTCGCTGACCTCGTTGCTGCTTGCGGCTCGGGATGTGCCGCTGCAGGATTTGGCCATCGAAGCGCTGGGGCCTTTGCAGGAATTCGATGCATCCCACGATTCTGATCTTCTGCTGACCTTGCGCGAATACCTGAACCGCGACGGATCGGTGGGTGCAGTGGCGGAGTCCATGAGCCTGCATCGCAATACGGTGCGCTACCGGATCCAGCAGATTTCAGAGCTCTCGGGCTACGACCCAAATGTGACTAGCGACCGAGTCCAGCTCTGGATCGCGTTGAGCGCGCTTGAGCTTGGCTAA
- a CDS encoding ABC transporter substrate-binding protein: MRSPRKKFAAAIALSSVALLAMTACGSDSGSSSESEGAAFPLNEGKLTVCSDIPYEPFEFKKGDEIVGFDMDVAAEIAKDAKLDLNVIDDSFDSIESGLFNTKCDIAISSISITDARKEKMNFSTPYMDDDLVLIAKNGSGITDLETAKDKKVGVQQATTGEKYGKEQGLEQLVGFEDAGLQTQALLANQVEAVLGNQSVLGYAVKDEPDFKAVANFKTGEQLGIAVPKDNADTLELVNGTLKRLTDAGTMEELTVKWFGEK, encoded by the coding sequence ATGCGTAGCCCCAGGAAAAAATTTGCCGCTGCCATCGCGCTCAGCTCCGTTGCACTTCTAGCTATGACCGCCTGCGGTTCCGATAGCGGCTCCAGCTCAGAGTCGGAGGGAGCAGCCTTCCCACTCAACGAGGGCAAGCTGACAGTATGCTCGGATATCCCCTACGAGCCATTTGAATTCAAGAAAGGCGACGAGATTGTTGGCTTCGATATGGACGTAGCCGCGGAAATCGCCAAGGATGCCAAGCTCGATCTGAACGTCATCGACGACAGCTTCGATTCCATTGAATCTGGCCTGTTCAACACGAAGTGCGATATTGCCATCTCATCGATCTCCATCACCGATGCGCGCAAGGAGAAGATGAATTTCTCTACTCCTTACATGGATGACGACTTGGTATTGATCGCTAAAAACGGCTCGGGCATCACCGATCTGGAAACCGCCAAGGACAAGAAGGTTGGCGTCCAGCAGGCTACGACTGGTGAAAAGTACGGCAAGGAGCAGGGCCTCGAGCAATTAGTCGGCTTCGAAGATGCTGGTCTGCAGACCCAGGCATTGCTGGCAAACCAGGTGGAAGCCGTATTGGGCAACCAGTCGGTGCTCGGTTACGCAGTGAAGGACGAGCCTGATTTCAAGGCCGTCGCCAACTTCAAGACCGGCGAACAGCTCGGTATCGCAGTCCCTAAGGACAATGCAGACACCCTGGAACTGGTCAACGGCACGTTGAAGCGATTGACCGATGCAGGAACCATGGAAGAACTGACCGTGAAGTGGTTCGGCGAAAAGTAA
- a CDS encoding isochorismate synthase: MSADSPVLSASAHQPLAPVLTSITFEYLDAPETLVADSLRHRSMVWTRNGHGLVGFGTAARLHTHGEERFARARAWFAQVVEQAQIVDPISRPGSGLVSFGSFAFSFTSVFESRMVIPQLVIGRDEEKSWITVTGSAKELEGLTYQQALARAEAAMADASAPKSAPGRIELTSGQLTAGSYLQAVDQALSRFEERGISKLVLARDVLAHSSTSIDLAGVMAALTERYGNCWTYSVDGLVGATPEMLVRVTDGLAEARVLAGTLDRAAAGAQEPGFAQRNLFEDPKQRNEHQLAIDSLTDSLNPISHGMNAPEEPFILELPNVWHLASDVRAQLRADTAGVLPTALDVAEIFHPTAAVCGTPTKKAGVLLRELEGLDRGPYAGPVGWVDSRGDGEFGIALRGGILEDEKLMRLYAGCGIVPGSVPEDELAESWAKMRPMRQALGAE, from the coding sequence ATGTCTGCAGATTCGCCTGTTCTCAGCGCCAGCGCTCATCAGCCGTTGGCTCCTGTTCTCACCAGCATCACCTTTGAATACCTTGATGCTCCCGAAACGCTAGTTGCCGACTCATTGCGTCACCGGAGCATGGTTTGGACCCGCAACGGCCACGGCTTGGTCGGTTTTGGTACCGCCGCCCGCTTGCACACTCATGGTGAAGAGCGCTTTGCGCGTGCCCGCGCATGGTTTGCACAGGTAGTTGAACAGGCGCAGATCGTTGACCCGATTTCCCGCCCCGGCAGCGGACTGGTCTCTTTCGGCTCTTTCGCATTCTCCTTTACCTCCGTCTTCGAATCTCGCATGGTGATCCCCCAGCTGGTGATTGGCCGCGATGAGGAAAAGTCATGGATCACCGTCACCGGCAGCGCCAAGGAACTAGAAGGCCTGACCTATCAGCAGGCCTTGGCTCGCGCTGAAGCGGCCATGGCTGATGCCTCGGCACCAAAGTCCGCACCTGGCCGGATCGAGTTGACCAGTGGACAGCTGACTGCCGGCTCTTATCTGCAAGCCGTTGACCAGGCCTTGAGCCGTTTCGAGGAACGCGGCATTTCCAAGTTGGTACTGGCTCGCGATGTCTTGGCCCATAGTTCCACCTCTATCGATCTTGCTGGCGTCATGGCCGCATTGACCGAACGCTACGGGAATTGCTGGACCTATTCGGTTGACGGCTTGGTCGGAGCCACCCCGGAGATGCTAGTGCGCGTGACCGATGGCTTGGCCGAGGCCCGGGTTCTGGCAGGTACCTTGGACCGTGCCGCTGCAGGCGCGCAGGAACCTGGCTTTGCCCAGCGTAATCTTTTTGAAGACCCGAAGCAGCGCAATGAGCATCAGCTGGCGATCGATTCGCTCACCGATTCCTTGAATCCAATTTCCCACGGCATGAATGCGCCGGAAGAACCGTTCATTCTGGAACTTCCCAATGTGTGGCACCTGGCCAGCGATGTGCGGGCGCAGTTGCGCGCCGATACCGCTGGCGTACTGCCTACGGCGCTGGATGTCGCCGAGATCTTCCACCCGACGGCTGCGGTTTGCGGCACCCCGACCAAGAAGGCCGGGGTTCTCCTGCGCGAGCTCGAGGGCCTGGACCGCGGACCGTACGCCGGTCCGGTGGGTTGGGTTGACAGCCGTGGAGATGGCGAATTCGGCATCGCGCTGCGTGGCGGAATCCTGGAAGACGAAAAGCTGATGCGCCTGTACGCGGGCTGCGGCATTGTTCCGGGTTCGGTGCCCGAGGATGAGTTGGCCGAGTCATGGGCGAAGATGCGTCCAATGCGCCAGGCCCTCGGAGCCGAATAA
- a CDS encoding polyprenyl synthetase family protein, which produces MTDSKSNWTAAGHDVSDSIELNPETAALAAAINLPSGFALLAEDPDFGPAISIGMAKVEKLLRDALANSDPLIDASSRHLVEAGGKRVRPLLVLLTSLLGEGVNDDVIKAAAVVELTHLATLYHDDVMDSAPMRRGAPTAHEVWGNSVAILAGDLIFARASVFGSELGPEAVMWQSRTFERLCLGQLHESIGPREGDDVIEHHIQVISDKTASLLSTSGAFGARFGGASEFIDVLREYGEKVGVAFQVADDVIDLASKEADSGKTPGTDLREGVPTLPILLLRQAAANGDVQAQQAIELVDADLTSDEALAAAVEAVTAHQAIHDAWKAARQWADDAIAVLAPLPEGTVKQALISFADAVVTREA; this is translated from the coding sequence GTGACTGATTCGAAGAGCAACTGGACCGCAGCCGGACACGACGTGTCGGACTCGATTGAGCTGAATCCTGAAACCGCTGCATTAGCTGCGGCCATCAATCTTCCCTCGGGCTTTGCTTTGCTGGCCGAGGACCCGGACTTCGGTCCGGCTATTTCCATCGGCATGGCAAAGGTGGAGAAGCTGCTGCGCGATGCGCTGGCAAACTCTGATCCGTTGATTGACGCCTCCAGCCGCCACTTGGTTGAAGCCGGCGGCAAGCGCGTGCGCCCGCTGCTGGTGCTGCTGACCTCCCTGCTGGGCGAAGGCGTGAATGACGATGTCATCAAGGCCGCGGCCGTCGTGGAGCTCACCCACCTGGCTACCCTGTACCACGATGACGTTATGGACTCCGCTCCAATGCGCCGTGGTGCACCGACCGCCCACGAAGTCTGGGGCAATTCCGTAGCCATCTTGGCCGGAGACCTGATCTTCGCCCGTGCTTCGGTCTTCGGCTCCGAGCTGGGCCCGGAAGCGGTCATGTGGCAGTCGCGCACCTTCGAACGACTGTGCCTTGGACAGCTGCATGAATCCATCGGCCCGCGCGAAGGCGATGACGTCATTGAGCACCACATCCAGGTGATCAGTGACAAGACCGCTTCGCTCCTTTCGACCTCGGGCGCCTTCGGTGCTCGTTTCGGCGGCGCCTCGGAATTCATCGACGTGCTGCGCGAATACGGCGAAAAGGTTGGCGTGGCCTTCCAGGTTGCCGATGACGTAATTGACTTGGCCTCCAAGGAAGCTGACTCGGGCAAGACCCCGGGCACCGACCTGCGCGAGGGCGTACCAACCCTGCCGATCCTGTTGCTGCGCCAGGCCGCTGCCAACGGGGATGTGCAGGCACAGCAGGCTATCGAGCTGGTTGACGCTGATCTGACCAGCGACGAAGCCTTGGCTGCCGCCGTAGAAGCTGTCACCGCGCACCAGGCCATCCATGATGCATGGAAGGCCGCACGCCAGTGGGCCGATGACGCGATTGCCGTCTTGGCGCCACTGCCAGAAGGAACCGTGAAGCAGGCACTGATTTCCTTTGCAGATGCGGTAGTCACCCGCGAAGCCTAA
- a CDS encoding amino acid ABC transporter permease, whose amino-acid sequence MAMTTRQRARMSKTIQIALFFVIIIALAALVDWKKASYAFFSFDKLGPMFPDMILVGLKNTIFYTIISFAFGLALGLLLALMKMASFAPYRWFATAFIEFFRGIPAILVLLAFGIGLPQAFGTQWPQSVNVMCALGLVSAAYIAETLRAGLQAVPKGQTEAARSLGMPAWRAMVTIVIPQAFRIVLPPMTNEIILLTKDTSLAFILGATIAQYEMTKFGRDGITQLDAGITPLVVAGLFYLVITIPLSLVARKFESRTTKTKR is encoded by the coding sequence ATGGCAATGACTACCCGTCAGCGCGCCCGGATGAGCAAAACCATTCAGATTGCGCTCTTCTTTGTCATCATCATCGCCCTAGCTGCGCTTGTGGATTGGAAGAAAGCGTCCTACGCATTCTTCTCCTTCGACAAACTCGGACCGATGTTCCCAGACATGATCCTGGTTGGCTTGAAGAACACCATCTTCTACACCATCATTTCCTTCGCCTTCGGCTTAGCCTTAGGTCTCTTGCTGGCGTTGATGAAGATGGCAAGCTTCGCGCCCTACCGGTGGTTCGCCACCGCGTTCATCGAATTCTTCCGCGGTATCCCCGCCATTCTTGTCCTTTTGGCATTTGGCATCGGTTTGCCACAGGCATTCGGCACCCAATGGCCTCAGTCGGTCAACGTCATGTGTGCACTGGGGCTGGTCTCCGCTGCATACATCGCGGAAACCCTGCGTGCTGGTCTTCAGGCTGTGCCAAAGGGACAGACCGAGGCTGCTCGTTCGCTGGGCATGCCAGCGTGGCGTGCCATGGTCACGATCGTCATCCCGCAGGCATTCAGAATCGTGCTTCCACCAATGACCAACGAGATCATCCTGCTCACCAAGGACACTTCGCTGGCGTTTATTCTCGGTGCAACGATTGCCCAATACGAAATGACCAAATTCGGTCGCGATGGCATTACGCAGTTGGACGCAGGCATCACCCCGCTGGTTGTTGCGGGCCTGTTCTACCTTGTCATTACCATTCCGTTGAGTTTGGTTGCCCGTAAATTCGAATCCCGCACTACGAAGACCAAGCGCTAG